The stretch of DNA CATGCAGTAAGCGTCAATACAGGAGGGTTTACAAAAAGTGAAATTGAACATATAGAAAGTAATGCTTATAAAATGGGTGTTTCTACTTATAAAAATATTGATGCCGTTGCTACGTTTTATCAAAAAGTAGTGAAGTATTTAATTTTTGGTAATGTTTTAAAGAATAACACCTATCCATTATCAGTAAGTGCCGAAAGAATCATTCAAGCTATCGAAATTGTGGAATATGCAAAAAGTATTGATGCCGAATATATCGCACATGGAAGTACTGGGGCAGGAAACGACCAAGTAAGATTCGATATGATTTTTCAAACGCTGGCTCCAGAAATTAAAATCATTACACCTATTAGAGATGAAAAATTAACCAGACAAGAAGAAATAGATTATTTAAAATCTAATGGAATAGATATGTCTTGGGAAAAAGCACAATATTCAATCAATAAAGGACTTTGGGGGACTAGTGTTGGAGGATCTGAGACTTTAACTTCTGAAAAACCTTTGCCAAGTGAAGCCTACCCATCACAATTGGAGAAAGAAGGTGAAGAGAAAGTGACGCTGACATTTAAAAATGGGGAGTTTGTGGCATTGAATGGTAAAGAAAATGAACCAGAAGTTAATATTGAATTGTTAAACAATATAGCATCGAATTACGCTATAGGTAGAGATATTCATGTTGGGGATACGATTGTTGGCATAAAAGGGCGTGTTGGTTTTGAAGCTGCTGCAGCTTTAATTACTGTAAAAGCACATCATTTATTAGAAAAGCACACACTTACCAAATGGCAACTACAGCATAAAGAATACTTATCAAGTTTTTACGGAATGCATTTACATGAAGGCCAGTATTTAGATCCTGTAATGAGAAACATTGAAGCCTTTTTACAAAGTAGCCAGGAGCAAGTAAGTGGTGATGTGATAGTAACATTAAAACCATATCATTTCTCTTTGGATGGTATTGTATCAAAGCATGATTTAATGAATGCGAAGTTTGGAAGCTATGGCGAGATTAATAAAGGGTGGACTGCAGATGAAGCTAAAGGATTCATTAAAATTATTGGAAATCAAAATAAAATATATCAACAAGTAAACTCGTAGATAATAAGCAGGGTTAATCTAGAATAGGAAATAAAACTAAAAATGGAAAATATAAAAGTAGGAATTATTGGAGGGGCAGGTTATACGGCTGGTGAGCTAATTAGATTGTTGATTAATCACCCAAAAACGACTATTAATTTTGTATTCAGTACATCTAATGCTGGTAATAAAATTAGTCATATCCATCAGGATTTGGTCGGTTCGTTAGATTTGAAATTTACGGATACTGTTAATCCGGATGTCGATGTGTTATTTTTATGTTTAGGTCATGGGAACTCGGTAAAGTTTTTAGAAAACAATACGTTTTCAGATAAAACAAAGATTATAGATTTAGGAAACGATTTTAGATTAGAAAAGGATAAAGTTTTTGATGGTAAAAACTTTGTGTATGGTTTACCAGAATTGGAAAAAGAAACTATTAAATCTGCTAATTATATTGCAAACCCAGGATGCTTTGCGACAGCCATTCAATTAGGATTGTTGCCATTGGCTGAAAAGAATTTATTGAATAACGATGTGCATATTAACGCAGTAACTGGAGCCACAGGAGCCGGAACTTCACTATCGGCAACGACACATTATACGTGGAGAGATAATAATTTTTCATATTATAAACCATTTACCCATCAGCATTTAGGAGAAATCAATCAATCAGTAAAGCAATTGCAAAATGATTTTTCTTCAGAGATTTTGTTTATGCCAAATAGAGGGAATTTTTCAAGAGGGATTTTTGCAACTATTTATACAGATTTTGAAGGTACGGTTGAAGAGGCTATCTCTATGTATAAACACTTTTATAAAAATGCCAAATTCACTTTTATTTCGGATGCAAACATCCATTTAAAACAAGTGGTTAATACGAATAAATGTATTATACATTTACATAAACATAATAATAAACTGTTGATTACAAGTGTGATTGATAACTTGTTAAAAGGGGCTTCGGGTCAAGCCATTCAAAACATGAATTTAATGTTTGGATTAGAAGAAACTGAAGGATTGCAGTTGAAGGGGACTTATTTCTAAGTACCGTTTTTTTTATTTCCGCGAAGGCGGAAATCTCAAGCAAAAATAATAAATAGATTTCCGCCTTCGCGGAAATGAAAAAAAGAATAAACTATGAAAATAGCAATAATAGGAACAGGGAATTTAGGAAGCTCTATAGTCAAAGGACTTATAAAAAATAAGTCATTTACATCGTTGTATCTAAGTGATAAAAACACATCGGCGGTAAAAGCTTTTGAAGATGAACCTTATGTTACCATTACAAGTGACAACTCAAAAGCAGTTGAAGAATCAGATATCGTTCTTTTTGCCTTACAGCCCAGACATATTGAAGGCGTATTGAAAGATGTAGCACCAATTATAAAAGCTGATCATATTGTGCTTTCAGTAGCAGCCGGTTTCGAGATTTCCAGGATAGAGAGTATTATTGGAAACGATAAAAATATCATTCGCGTCATGCCGAATACAGCAATTTCAATAGGGAAATCCATGACCTGCCTTTCAGCGAATGATAAAGGTCAGGAAAAAATTGAATTGGCAAAAGACATATTTAATCAGTTAGGGACTACCATGGTCATTCCAGAAGAACAAATACAAGCAGCAACAGTCATCTGTGCCAGCGGGATTGCATTTTGGATGCGTTTGGTACGTGCGACAACGCAAGGCGCTATTCAATTGGGCTTTGAAGCACATGAAGCACATGATTTGGCGGTTCAAACTTGTTTTGGTTCTGCAAGCTTGTTAATTGAATCAGGTAGGCATCCAGAGCAAGAAATTGATCGTGTAACAACGCCTAGTGGATGTACTATTGAAGGACTGAATGCTATGGAACATCAAGGTTTGAGTTCTGCTTTAATACAAGGCATCGTATCATCGTTCGAAAAAATTAATCAAATTAAAAAGAATTAAAATGCCATTATTTGACGTTTATCCATTATATAATGTCACCCCGATTTCCGGGAAAGACATACTTGTTTATGATAACGAAGGAACCGAATATTTAGACCTTTATGGAGGTCATGCTGTGATTTCTATCGGACATGCACACCCAAATTATGTTGAAGCAATCACCAACCAAGTGAATACATTAGGGTTTTATTCTAATGCGATTCAGAACCCATTACAAAAGCAATTAGCAGATAAAATTGAAGCACTGTCAGAGTGTAAAGATTACGAGTTGTTTTTATGTAACTCGGGAGCAGAAGCCAATGAAAATGCTTTAAAATTAGCCTCTTTTAAAACAGGTAAGAAACGTGTTGTGGCCTTTAATAATGGGTTTCATGGGCGTACATCAGCAGCCGTAGCAGCAACTGATAACCAAAATATTATCGCACCAATAAATGCGCAGCAAGCAGTAACCATTTTGCCTTTAAATGATATTGAAGGTGTTAAAAGAGAATTAGAAAAAGGGGATGTTTGTGCTGTTATAGTGGAGTTTATTCAGGGCGTTGGTGGTTTGGATCAAGGAACAGCAGCGTTTTTTGAACAAGTAGATACACTTTGTAAAGCTAATAACACCATGTTTATTGCTGATGAGATTCAATGTGGTTATGGACGTTCGGGGAAATTTTTCGCGTTTCAGTATTATAAAGTCACACCAGATATTATTTCTATGGCAAAAGGTATGGGGAATGGCTTTCCAATAGGCGGGATTTTAATTCACCCAAATATCGAAGCTAAATATGGCATGTTGGGAACGACCTTTGGTGGTAATCATTTAGCATGTGCAGCAGGTTTAGCAGTTTTAAATACGATTGAAGAAGAAAACCTCATTGAAAACACGAATGCTATTTCTGAGTATTTTATTGAAAAAGCAAAAACGATTCCGCAAATAAAAAATATAAAAGGAAGAGGTTTGATGATCGGTTTAGAATTCGATTTTGAAGTTGGAGACCTAAGAAAGAAACTTATTTATGACGAACATATTTTTACAGGTGGCGCATCCAATAAAAAGTTGTTAAGAATTTTGCCTCCGTTAACTGTTAAAAAAGAACACGTAGATCAATTTTTTGATGCTTTGATAAAAGTATTAGTTAAAATGGAAACATCGGTATAAAAAAGAATGAAGTTAATATGCCATTTCGACTGAAAGGAGAAATCACATAAGAAGCTAACATAAGAAGAGAAACTGCCACTGAACACTGTAAAACAGAACACTAGAAAACATGAATACCTTATTATCTATAGAGAAAAGAAATGCTGTGCTACTTAAAATGGCGATACTTTTAGAACAAGAAAGAAACGCTATTATTGCTATCAATAAAGCAGATTTAGAAGCTTATAATGGCGATGATATTTCGATGTATGATAGACTAAAAGTGGATGATACTAAAGTAGATGAAATGATTGCATCTGTAACGCATTTAGCATCTCAAGAAGACCCTGTGGGCATAGAACGCTTCAGTTTTAAGCATGATAATGGGATGCAGGTCTATAATAAAACAGCGTCGTTTGGAACGGTGTTGATTATTTATGAATCCAGACCTGATGTTACGGTTGAAGCAGCAGGGATTGCTTTTAAATCGGGTAATAGGATATTACTTAAAGGGGGAAAAGAATCACTAAAATCAAACTTAAAGATTGTTGAGTTGTGGCATCAAGCTTTAAAAGATTATGATGCGTCAACTGATTGGGTAGCCTACTTGCAATTCAATAGAACAGAAACACAAGCCTTTTTAGAAAAGCCAACACAGAAAGTCGATTTAATTGTGCCTCGGGGTGGTGAGAGATTAATTGCTTTTGTGAAGGAACATGCAACATGTCCTGTCATCATTAGTGGTCGTGGTAATAACTTTGTGTATGTACACCCAGAAGCAGATCAACAAATAGCCTTAAACCTCATTGTGAATGGAAAGACAGCTAAAATATCAGCATGTAACGCCATAGATAAAGTTATTATAGATAAAGATTTACCTAATAAAAGAGATTTTATAGAAAACCTCATTTCTAAATTAAAAGCATTTAATGTTGAGGTTTTAGGAGATGAAAACCTTTGTGAATTCGATGAGGTAAAAGCAATACCATCAGATCAGACATGGTTTGAAGAGTTTTTAGATTATAAGATAGCCATTGGAGAGGTTGCTTCAAATGAAGATGCTATTGCCATGATAAATAAATACTCTGGTGGACATTCATCAGTCATTGTAACCACCAATGAAGCAGAAGCGAAATTGTTTATGGAGAATGTAGATACTGCAGCGGTATATCATAA from Flavivirga spongiicola encodes:
- a CDS encoding argininosuccinate synthase, with protein sequence MKKLVIAYSGGLDTSYCAVSLSKEYDVHAVSVNTGGFTKSEIEHIESNAYKMGVSTYKNIDAVATFYQKVVKYLIFGNVLKNNTYPLSVSAERIIQAIEIVEYAKSIDAEYIAHGSTGAGNDQVRFDMIFQTLAPEIKIITPIRDEKLTRQEEIDYLKSNGIDMSWEKAQYSINKGLWGTSVGGSETLTSEKPLPSEAYPSQLEKEGEEKVTLTFKNGEFVALNGKENEPEVNIELLNNIASNYAIGRDIHVGDTIVGIKGRVGFEAAAALITVKAHHLLEKHTLTKWQLQHKEYLSSFYGMHLHEGQYLDPVMRNIEAFLQSSQEQVSGDVIVTLKPYHFSLDGIVSKHDLMNAKFGSYGEINKGWTADEAKGFIKIIGNQNKIYQQVNS
- the argC gene encoding N-acetyl-gamma-glutamyl-phosphate reductase, whose amino-acid sequence is MENIKVGIIGGAGYTAGELIRLLINHPKTTINFVFSTSNAGNKISHIHQDLVGSLDLKFTDTVNPDVDVLFLCLGHGNSVKFLENNTFSDKTKIIDLGNDFRLEKDKVFDGKNFVYGLPELEKETIKSANYIANPGCFATAIQLGLLPLAEKNLLNNDVHINAVTGATGAGTSLSATTHYTWRDNNFSYYKPFTHQHLGEINQSVKQLQNDFSSEILFMPNRGNFSRGIFATIYTDFEGTVEEAISMYKHFYKNAKFTFISDANIHLKQVVNTNKCIIHLHKHNNKLLITSVIDNLLKGASGQAIQNMNLMFGLEETEGLQLKGTYF
- the proC gene encoding pyrroline-5-carboxylate reductase, with amino-acid sequence MKIAIIGTGNLGSSIVKGLIKNKSFTSLYLSDKNTSAVKAFEDEPYVTITSDNSKAVEESDIVLFALQPRHIEGVLKDVAPIIKADHIVLSVAAGFEISRIESIIGNDKNIIRVMPNTAISIGKSMTCLSANDKGQEKIELAKDIFNQLGTTMVIPEEQIQAATVICASGIAFWMRLVRATTQGAIQLGFEAHEAHDLAVQTCFGSASLLIESGRHPEQEIDRVTTPSGCTIEGLNAMEHQGLSSALIQGIVSSFEKINQIKKN
- a CDS encoding aspartate aminotransferase family protein encodes the protein MPLFDVYPLYNVTPISGKDILVYDNEGTEYLDLYGGHAVISIGHAHPNYVEAITNQVNTLGFYSNAIQNPLQKQLADKIEALSECKDYELFLCNSGAEANENALKLASFKTGKKRVVAFNNGFHGRTSAAVAATDNQNIIAPINAQQAVTILPLNDIEGVKRELEKGDVCAVIVEFIQGVGGLDQGTAAFFEQVDTLCKANNTMFIADEIQCGYGRSGKFFAFQYYKVTPDIISMAKGMGNGFPIGGILIHPNIEAKYGMLGTTFGGNHLACAAGLAVLNTIEEENLIENTNAISEYFIEKAKTIPQIKNIKGRGLMIGLEFDFEVGDLRKKLIYDEHIFTGGASNKKLLRILPPLTVKKEHVDQFFDALIKVLVKMETSV
- a CDS encoding glutamate-5-semialdehyde dehydrogenase codes for the protein MNTLLSIEKRNAVLLKMAILLEQERNAIIAINKADLEAYNGDDISMYDRLKVDDTKVDEMIASVTHLASQEDPVGIERFSFKHDNGMQVYNKTASFGTVLIIYESRPDVTVEAAGIAFKSGNRILLKGGKESLKSNLKIVELWHQALKDYDASTDWVAYLQFNRTETQAFLEKPTQKVDLIVPRGGERLIAFVKEHATCPVIISGRGNNFVYVHPEADQQIALNLIVNGKTAKISACNAIDKVIIDKDLPNKRDFIENLISKLKAFNVEVLGDENLCEFDEVKAIPSDQTWFEEFLDYKIAIGEVASNEDAIAMINKYSGGHSSVIVTTNEAEAKLFMENVDTAAVYHNASSRFTDGGQLGLGGELAISTDKLHQRGPIGLQHLVTNKWYVHGNGQTR